A genomic region of Jeotgalibaca ciconiae contains the following coding sequences:
- a CDS encoding 5' nucleotidase, NT5C type, protein MDKQFSIAIDMDDVLCGTTEKMLTIFNETYNEEFTPNDLAKVGKEEKITNEMIEFILEEFNKPGFTRDLAVKKDAIEVVESLNEKYNVYIATAAMEVPGTFFDKYSWLEEHFPFLNPHYFIFCGNKQVVNADYLIDDTIKQLENFNGTGILYTAKLNEGIQVPFTRVDNWSQVYGHFVDGFDSRIDETKQRRIERYHQLMKKSDTIL, encoded by the coding sequence GTGGACAAACAATTCAGTATAGCAATTGATATGGACGATGTTCTTTGCGGAACAACAGAAAAAATGTTAACAATTTTTAACGAAACTTATAATGAGGAATTTACGCCGAATGATTTAGCGAAAGTAGGGAAAGAAGAAAAAATTACTAATGAAATGATCGAGTTTATTTTGGAAGAATTCAATAAGCCTGGTTTTACGAGAGATTTAGCGGTGAAGAAAGATGCGATTGAAGTAGTAGAATCTCTCAATGAAAAATATAATGTTTATATCGCAACAGCAGCTATGGAAGTGCCAGGAACTTTTTTCGATAAATATAGCTGGCTGGAGGAACATTTTCCATTTTTAAATCCACATTATTTTATCTTTTGTGGAAATAAGCAAGTTGTCAATGCGGATTATTTAATTGACGATACGATCAAACAGCTGGAAAATTTTAATGGAACAGGAATTTTGTATACAGCGAAGTTGAATGAGGGAATTCAAGTGCCATTTACGAGAGTCGATAATTGGTCACAAGTTTATGGTCACTTTGTTGATGGATTTGATTCTCGAATTGATGAAACAAAACAAAGGCGCATCGAAAGATACCATCAACTGATGAAAAAATCGGATACGATCTTATAA
- a CDS encoding Dps family protein, which produces MTTDNNRAARNPVTAKDNQKVQELVNKIVATEAVYIFKLYHRHFYVKGTHFFVLHEKFEELYTNATEVFDEIAERLLAIGGQPYSSMTQFLEHSILEDYPQNNNTPEADMVRDTISDIEAIVNLLVEGIELTGEVGDSVTEDILIGYKTEYDKQLWMLNAFLGNEMS; this is translated from the coding sequence ATGACAACAGATAATAATCGAGCAGCTCGTAATCCAGTAACAGCAAAAGACAATCAAAAAGTACAAGAATTGGTGAACAAAATCGTTGCAACAGAAGCAGTTTATATCTTTAAGCTATACCATCGTCATTTTTACGTAAAAGGAACCCACTTCTTTGTTCTACATGAAAAATTTGAAGAGCTTTATACAAATGCAACAGAAGTGTTTGATGAAATTGCAGAACGTTTGCTAGCAATTGGCGGTCAGCCATACAGTTCAATGACTCAATTCCTTGAACATTCTATATTAGAAGACTATCCACAAAATAACAATACTCCTGAAGCAGACATGGTTCGCGATACAATCAGTGACATTGAAGCAATCGTTAACTTGTTAGTAGAAGGTATTGAATTAACAGGAGAAGTCGGTGACTCTGTTACAGAAGATATCCTCATCGGATATAAAACGGAATACGATAAACAGCTATGGATGTTAAATGCATTTTTAGGAAACGAAATGTCATAA
- a CDS encoding four-helix bundle copper-binding protein yields the protein MEESVKDLMQKLTDCITACNHCFDQCLQEDDVKHMTECIRTDRECADICTIALSFLTREGSLKADLLQLCAITCQACGDECEKHSHDHCQECAKACFACAEACRTHPLIA from the coding sequence ATGGAAGAATCTGTAAAAGACTTGATGCAAAAGCTGACAGACTGTATTACTGCTTGTAACCATTGTTTTGACCAATGCCTCCAAGAAGATGACGTAAAGCATATGACTGAATGTATTCGGACTGATCGAGAATGTGCCGACATTTGTACCATTGCCCTTAGTTTCTTGACACGTGAAGGTAGCTTGAAAGCTGATTTGCTTCAATTATGTGCCATTACTTGTCAAGCATGTGGAGATGAATGTGAAAAACATAGCCATGACCATTGTCAAGAATGTGCAAAAGCTTGCTTTGCTTGCGCAGAAGCTTGTCGAACACATCCATTAATTGCATAA
- a CDS encoding TetR/AcrR family transcriptional regulator has translation MKTNAKQTDRRVIRTKKEILNALTELLEQKAIEEITVKEITDLAGINRGTFYLHYIDKFDLFEKSVNQLLIELREMGAVIISRAVENGSPEKEKDEIIHSIAAIFEYVKDHHRFIKSLTSENSSYSFHHKFNEILKDHFADIFIKLDGSVPPIYLASAVSYAYQGLIHTWLQDDMRETTYQMAEYGYELFFNHVAGIFNESNE, from the coding sequence ATGAAAACAAATGCTAAGCAGACTGATCGTCGCGTGATTCGAACAAAAAAAGAGATTTTAAACGCTTTGACAGAATTATTGGAACAAAAAGCGATTGAAGAAATCACAGTAAAAGAAATAACAGATCTGGCAGGAATTAACCGCGGAACCTTTTACTTACACTATATAGATAAGTTTGATTTATTTGAAAAGAGTGTTAATCAGTTACTTATAGAGTTAAGAGAAATGGGGGCAGTTATTATTTCTAGAGCAGTTGAGAATGGCTCTCCTGAAAAAGAAAAAGATGAAATTATCCACTCCATTGCGGCTATATTTGAATATGTAAAAGATCACCATCGCTTTATCAAAAGCTTAACGAGTGAAAATAGCAGTTACTCTTTTCACCATAAATTCAATGAAATTTTAAAAGATCACTTTGCTGATATTTTTATAAAGTTGGATGGTTCAGTTCCTCCTATATACCTAGCGTCAGCTGTTTCATACGCTTATCAAGGACTTATTCATACATGGCTCCAAGATGATATGCGTGAAACTACTTATCAAATGGCAGAATATGGTTATGAATTATTTTTTAATCATGTGGCTGGCATTTTTAATGAATCAAATGAATAG
- a CDS encoding DUF1576 domain-containing protein, translating into MTTIPIESAPNFETLPERTKYSLFVLFSFSLGALAFLFNSPQEIWDGFWEIMRSPANLLTDYMALANPGATLLNAAVMTLQALYIVYFCKAKINGPVIAALFLITGFSFFGKNFYNSMPIVIGALSYAWITHNPLEKSLLAALFGTALGPLVSELTFNQGLPLPLGFTLGISAGFIAGFSLPPLAHHVISFTKGFSLYNVGFTCGFVGTIFISLMRSFGMTIETVSIISNDYTIAFAIILLFIFLLLAFFGYYLNHWSFYGIKEIYRHTGQLSTDYIEIGGIGATLMNMGWLGIFSTVFILLIGGELSGPVIGGIFSIVGFGAFGKDLLTSAPIMLGVTLMASLTLHDVQSPPILIAILFSTTLSPIAGRYGSFVGVITGALHLTLVVNVGFLHGGVNLYNNGFAGGIVAGVMVPILEAIHVHRAARLNPARQEVDPAEEIEKL; encoded by the coding sequence ATGACGACAATTCCAATAGAATCGGCACCTAATTTCGAAACATTGCCTGAAAGAACAAAATACTCTCTTTTTGTTCTATTCAGCTTTTCTTTAGGAGCTTTAGCTTTTTTATTCAACTCCCCTCAAGAGATTTGGGATGGATTCTGGGAAATCATGCGCTCACCGGCGAATCTTTTAACGGACTACATGGCGCTAGCCAATCCTGGCGCTACTTTGCTAAACGCAGCTGTCATGACGCTGCAGGCACTCTATATTGTTTATTTCTGTAAAGCAAAAATAAATGGACCCGTGATTGCTGCCTTGTTTCTTATCACAGGCTTTTCTTTTTTTGGCAAAAACTTCTACAATTCTATGCCCATCGTTATTGGCGCTTTATCCTATGCTTGGATTACTCATAACCCCTTGGAGAAATCTTTATTGGCTGCTTTATTCGGTACCGCTCTTGGACCACTAGTGAGCGAATTGACTTTTAACCAAGGTTTGCCGCTACCTCTAGGTTTTACCTTGGGAATCAGTGCAGGCTTCATTGCCGGTTTTTCCTTGCCGCCGCTGGCACACCACGTTATTAGTTTTACAAAAGGCTTTAGTCTTTACAATGTTGGGTTCACATGCGGTTTTGTTGGCACAATTTTTATTTCTTTAATGCGCAGCTTCGGGATGACTATCGAAACCGTTTCAATCATTTCAAATGATTATACAATTGCTTTTGCCATTATTTTACTCTTTATTTTCTTATTATTGGCTTTCTTTGGATATTATCTAAATCATTGGAGCTTTTATGGAATTAAAGAAATTTACCGCCATACTGGACAGCTTTCTACTGACTATATCGAGATTGGTGGAATCGGAGCAACATTAATGAATATGGGCTGGCTTGGAATTTTTTCAACTGTCTTTATTTTACTGATTGGCGGCGAATTAAGCGGACCTGTTATTGGTGGAATTTTTAGCATCGTTGGCTTTGGTGCTTTTGGAAAAGACTTACTCACTTCCGCTCCCATTATGTTGGGAGTGACTTTGATGGCCTCATTAACTTTACATGATGTTCAGTCACCTCCTATTTTGATCGCCATTCTGTTTTCTACTACATTATCCCCTATCGCTGGTCGTTATGGTTCTTTTGTAGGGGTGATTACTGGCGCACTGCATTTAACATTGGTGGTAAACGTTGGCTTTTTACATGGAGGCGTGAACTTGTATAATAATGGTTTCGCGGGCGGAATTGTTGCTGGGGTCATGGTGCCTATTTTAGAAGCAATCCATGTTCATCGTGCTGCACGACTCAACCCAGCAAGGCAAGAGGTCGATCCAGCTGAAGAAATTGAAAAATTGTAA
- the kduI gene encoding 5-dehydro-4-deoxy-D-glucuronate isomerase, giving the protein METAYKTYYSQGPKNIVHHSTEELREDFLAEEIFTAGKVVLNYTHHDRQIFGGVTPTDKELEIVLNKSLGVEYFLERRELGVINIGGPGSIIIEGKEEPMVKQDGYYIGKETKDIRFKSDDANNPAKFYVVSTPAHKVYPTVKIAIANITPKVTGDSKTLNKRSIYQYIHPNVCESCQLQMGYTILSEGSSWNTMPAHTHERRMETYLYFDMEADTRVFHFMGEPDATKHLVLSNEQAIISPSWSIHTGVGTSDYTFIWAMCGENITYEDMDHVAMQDLK; this is encoded by the coding sequence ATGGAAACAGCTTACAAGACGTATTACTCTCAAGGGCCAAAAAACATTGTTCATCATTCAACAGAAGAATTGCGCGAAGATTTTTTAGCAGAAGAAATTTTCACAGCTGGTAAGGTTGTATTAAACTATACCCATCATGACCGTCAAATCTTTGGTGGAGTAACACCGACTGATAAAGAATTAGAAATTGTTTTGAATAAGTCACTAGGAGTAGAATACTTCTTGGAAAGACGTGAACTAGGTGTAATCAACATTGGTGGACCTGGATCAATTATCATCGAAGGAAAAGAAGAGCCAATGGTAAAACAAGATGGCTACTATATTGGAAAAGAAACAAAAGATATTCGTTTCAAATCTGATGATGCAAACAATCCAGCAAAATTCTATGTAGTTTCTACACCAGCTCATAAAGTATATCCAACAGTGAAAATTGCTATTGCTAACATCACTCCAAAAGTAACGGGAGACAGTAAAACGTTGAACAAACGCAGTATTTACCAATACATTCATCCAAATGTATGTGAAAGCTGCCAATTGCAAATGGGTTATACAATTTTATCTGAAGGAAGCTCTTGGAATACAATGCCAGCTCATACACATGAAAGACGTATGGAAACATACCTATACTTTGATATGGAAGCTGATACACGTGTGTTCCACTTCATGGGTGAACCTGATGCAACGAAACATTTAGTATTATCGAATGAACAAGCAATTATCTCACCAAGCTGGTCTATCCATACGGGTGTTGGAACAAGTGATTATACATTCATTTGGGCAATGTGTGGAGAAAACATCACTTATGAAGATATGGATCACGTTGCTATGCAAGATTTAAAATAA
- a CDS encoding IclR family transcriptional regulator produces MAEVTEKKLYGTVLIKSDLILEYLFESEEPQALASIAENTRLTKSTASKILDTLEHIGYVIKNKKNRTYSIGFKLIKYSSKEISRMDLESHIYEQLEELHERFDETVHLGVFQNEKIVTVNKFQSSRPVVCISSAIGETKDLYSSGMGKAVLAELDDKRLLNYINNHDFVAKTDKTIASTQLLLAELEGIRQQGFSIDNEENEEGVYCIGAAITNVTGNGQKTILGAFSISIPIFRATDEMLQQLSDAVLEMKEKINASFR; encoded by the coding sequence ATGGCAGAAGTAACTGAAAAGAAACTATATGGAACAGTTCTCATTAAATCAGATTTAATCTTGGAATACTTATTTGAATCGGAAGAGCCTCAGGCATTGGCAAGTATTGCTGAAAATACAAGATTAACAAAATCGACTGCTTCTAAAATTTTAGATACATTAGAACATATCGGTTATGTAATTAAAAACAAGAAGAATCGAACGTATTCGATTGGATTCAAATTAATAAAATACTCCTCTAAAGAAATAAGCCGCATGGATTTAGAATCTCATATATATGAGCAGTTAGAGGAGCTTCATGAGCGTTTTGATGAAACCGTTCATTTAGGTGTATTTCAAAATGAGAAAATTGTCACAGTAAATAAATTCCAATCGAGCCGTCCAGTTGTTTGTATTTCTTCAGCAATCGGCGAGACAAAAGACTTATACAGCTCTGGAATGGGAAAAGCAGTTCTAGCGGAGCTGGATGATAAAAGATTGTTGAATTATATAAACAACCATGATTTTGTTGCTAAAACAGACAAAACGATTGCGAGTACTCAATTGTTACTAGCGGAGCTGGAAGGGATTCGTCAACAAGGATTCTCTATAGACAATGAAGAAAATGAAGAAGGTGTTTATTGCATTGGTGCTGCGATCACGAACGTAACCGGCAATGGTCAAAAAACGATACTTGGAGCATTTAGTATTAGTATCCCTATTTTTCGTGCAACAGATGAGATGCTGCAACAATTAAGCGATGCAGTACTTGAAATGAAAGAAAAAATAAATGCTAGTTTTAGATAA
- a CDS encoding gluconate 5-dehydrogenase, with the protein MTNFSMDSFSLKGKVALVTGASYGIGFSIASALGQAGAKVVFNDINQELVDSGLAAYKEAGLEAYGYVADVTNEEAVAALIKQIEEEVGTVDILVNNAGIIKRIPMVEMTAAEWRQVIDIDLTGPFIMAKAVIPAMIEKGHGKIINICSLMSELGRETVSAYAAAKGGLKMLTKNIAAEYGEHNIQCNGIGPGYIETPQTAPLRVEGHPFNNFIIDKTPAARWGTPEDLKGPSVFLASEASDFVNGHILFVDGGILASIGKQP; encoded by the coding sequence ATGACAAATTTTAGCATGGATTCATTTTCATTAAAAGGTAAAGTAGCTTTAGTAACTGGAGCATCTTACGGAATTGGCTTCTCAATCGCGAGTGCTTTGGGACAAGCTGGCGCAAAAGTGGTATTCAACGATATCAATCAAGAGCTAGTTGACAGTGGGTTGGCTGCCTATAAAGAAGCTGGATTAGAAGCATACGGCTATGTAGCAGATGTTACAAATGAAGAAGCAGTAGCTGCTTTAATCAAACAAATTGAAGAAGAAGTAGGAACCGTTGATATTCTAGTAAATAATGCTGGAATCATAAAACGTATTCCAATGGTAGAAATGACTGCTGCAGAATGGCGCCAAGTAATCGATATCGATTTAACAGGTCCATTTATTATGGCAAAAGCAGTAATTCCTGCTATGATTGAAAAAGGACATGGTAAAATCATTAATATTTGTTCCTTGATGAGTGAATTAGGCCGTGAAACAGTAAGTGCCTATGCTGCTGCTAAAGGCGGACTAAAAATGTTAACAAAAAATATCGCTGCTGAATACGGTGAACACAATATTCAATGTAATGGGATTGGACCTGGTTATATTGAAACACCACAAACAGCTCCATTACGTGTAGAAGGTCATCCATTTAATAACTTTATTATTGATAAAACTCCAGCTGCACGTTGGGGAACGCCAGAAGACTTAAAAGGACCTTCCGTATTCTTGGCTTCTGAAGCTTCAGACTTTGTTAATGGACACATCTTGTTCGTAGACGGTGGTATTTTAGCTTCTATCGGAAAACAACCTTAA
- a CDS encoding helix-turn-helix domain-containing protein, which produces MLNINAKTFNPEILYVFDAESTGPHSGKNHHHDFFEMTVILEGESFYNINGQLHQLKSGTILLFNPGVKHFEFIPEEKRNKQLHIGIRHFTIERFPRDYFPFETTIIHLSEYNEAFFQTCEEIIRERHEGKSGYDVILKSLVLKLIVYILRDKNTNELENNDLLLTEDERERQDLVNEVKHYIERNYMKELTLNQIAKELYSSPAKISRIFKEQLGDTPINYLIRYRLEKAKTMIENTQDISVSEVSRLIGYEDAYYFSKLFKKYYGSSPTHYIKKEELL; this is translated from the coding sequence ATGCTTAATATTAATGCAAAAACGTTTAATCCAGAAATCCTATATGTATTTGATGCGGAGTCGACAGGTCCCCATTCTGGTAAAAATCATCACCATGACTTTTTTGAAATGACGGTTATCTTAGAAGGTGAATCTTTCTATAATATCAACGGCCAGCTACATCAACTAAAAAGCGGTACAATCTTACTATTTAATCCAGGTGTAAAACACTTTGAATTCATACCAGAAGAAAAGAGAAACAAACAGCTTCACATCGGCATACGTCACTTCACTATTGAACGTTTTCCACGTGACTATTTCCCTTTCGAAACGACAATCATTCATTTATCTGAGTATAATGAAGCTTTTTTCCAAACTTGCGAAGAAATTATTAGAGAACGACATGAAGGAAAGAGCGGTTATGATGTCATCCTGAAATCCCTAGTATTAAAATTAATCGTATATATTTTACGCGATAAAAATACAAATGAATTGGAAAACAACGATTTATTATTAACAGAGGATGAACGAGAGCGGCAAGATCTCGTAAACGAAGTTAAACACTATATTGAAAGGAACTACATGAAGGAATTGACGTTGAATCAAATAGCTAAAGAGCTTTATTCGAGTCCGGCCAAGATTTCAAGAATTTTCAAAGAACAGCTAGGGGATACGCCTATCAATTATCTGATTCGTTATCGTTTAGAAAAAGCAAAAACAATGATCGAAAATACCCAAGATATCAGTGTATCTGAGGTTTCTCGTTTGATTGGTTATGAAGATGCCTACTACTTCAGTAAGCTTTTCAAAAAATATTATGGCAGTTCACCTACACACTACATAAAAAAAGAAGAGCTACTCTAA
- a CDS encoding YcjF family protein, producing MVKDNLDFTLVEDLLNKTQEEVKKMNPVNVMIVGKTGVGKSTLVNNVFRERLASTGIGKPITKHLRKIAKEGIPIVLYDTRGLELSESVQSDVRAEVFGALKTNREKGPEEAIHVIYYCINANSSRIEESEIQFINELTEEVPVIIVLTQSIGKPAEDFKQYIEKLHLDIVSVLTIMAEPFVISDELVIPRKGLKELIALTFEVIPEDVQKAFNNAQQVDIERKAQAARRWAMRYVTTTFGVGFTPIPFSDATLLVPMQITMMAHITAIFGISMDRTNIASILGAVGGTSGATYLGRYIVSNLIKLIPGAGTIAGGIISGGTASVLTSALAMSYIEVLAFIAKREVAGETPDLQEISELMKEKLQEQLKKSKLKASNERKNKKENIIQRMISRFKNTQKE from the coding sequence ATGGTGAAAGACAATTTAGATTTTACTTTAGTAGAAGATTTATTGAACAAAACACAGGAAGAAGTAAAAAAAATGAATCCTGTAAATGTTATGATCGTAGGAAAGACTGGGGTTGGGAAAAGTACCTTGGTTAACAATGTTTTTCGGGAACGATTAGCAAGTACCGGGATTGGGAAGCCGATTACCAAGCATTTAAGAAAAATTGCTAAAGAGGGTATTCCAATTGTTCTTTATGATACACGCGGTTTAGAGCTCAGTGAATCTGTCCAATCAGATGTGCGTGCTGAAGTTTTTGGAGCACTAAAAACGAATCGAGAAAAAGGGCCAGAAGAAGCGATACACGTAATCTACTACTGTATCAATGCGAACTCATCGCGGATTGAAGAGTCAGAAATTCAATTTATCAATGAGTTAACTGAGGAAGTCCCTGTAATTATTGTTTTAACACAATCGATTGGAAAGCCTGCGGAAGACTTTAAACAGTATATCGAAAAACTGCATCTAGATATTGTTTCCGTATTGACGATTATGGCAGAACCCTTTGTTATATCGGATGAGTTAGTTATTCCTCGCAAAGGACTCAAAGAGTTAATTGCCCTAACATTTGAAGTAATTCCAGAGGACGTTCAAAAAGCTTTTAACAATGCCCAACAAGTGGATATTGAACGAAAAGCGCAAGCAGCCAGGCGTTGGGCAATGAGATATGTTACCACAACTTTTGGAGTAGGTTTCACGCCCATACCATTTTCTGATGCTACATTACTCGTCCCCATGCAAATTACCATGATGGCACATATTACTGCTATTTTTGGAATTTCAATGGATCGTACGAACATTGCCAGCATTTTAGGAGCAGTGGGAGGAACGAGTGGCGCTACTTACCTAGGCAGATACATCGTATCCAACTTAATAAAATTAATTCCTGGAGCAGGCACCATAGCAGGAGGGATTATTAGTGGAGGCACTGCTTCGGTATTAACTTCAGCTTTGGCTATGAGTTATATTGAAGTTTTAGCCTTCATTGCTAAAAGAGAAGTTGCAGGAGAGACTCCTGACTTGCAGGAAATAAGCGAGTTAATGAAAGAAAAATTACAGGAGCAATTGAAAAAAAGTAAATTAAAAGCATCTAATGAAAGAAAAAATAAAAAAGAGAACATTATTCAAAGAATGATCAGCAGGTTTAAGAACACACAAAAAGAATAA
- a CDS encoding sulfite exporter TauE/SafE family protein — protein MFGLEIIEIVMLAVGALIVGFSKAGIQGATIPAVAMLAIIFGGKESAGIMLPMLIVGDLVAIFKYGKQGRMRDVLKLMPATILGIVLGSLIGNYLNDQQFKFIMGIIVLVCLILLIIRHLQQKVVELPDNKFLHWFVGIISGFSSMVGNASGPIFNVYILAQNLQKASMIGTTAWFFFLMNLLKVPFHVFLWGTITWDTMKYTAFSLPFIGIGAVIGIWIIHNISEKTYKYLIMFTTAIAAVRLLL, from the coding sequence ATGTTTGGATTGGAAATAATCGAGATTGTTATGCTGGCGGTTGGTGCGTTGATCGTTGGCTTTTCCAAAGCAGGTATTCAAGGGGCAACCATTCCAGCTGTAGCAATGTTGGCAATTATTTTTGGAGGAAAAGAATCAGCTGGCATCATGTTACCCATGCTGATTGTTGGTGATTTAGTAGCAATCTTTAAGTATGGAAAACAAGGAAGAATGCGTGATGTGCTTAAATTAATGCCGGCAACGATTCTGGGAATTGTTTTGGGATCACTTATTGGAAACTATTTAAATGACCAACAATTTAAATTTATCATGGGAATAATCGTGTTAGTTTGTCTGATTCTTTTAATTATCCGTCACTTACAACAAAAAGTGGTTGAATTACCTGATAATAAATTCCTTCATTGGTTTGTAGGAATTATCAGTGGATTTTCTTCCATGGTTGGGAATGCTTCTGGTCCCATCTTCAATGTCTATATTCTCGCTCAAAATCTTCAAAAAGCATCAATGATTGGAACAACCGCATGGTTTTTCTTTCTGATGAACCTTTTGAAAGTTCCGTTTCATGTCTTTTTATGGGGAACCATCACATGGGATACAATGAAGTACACAGCATTTTCTTTACCATTTATTGGAATTGGGGCTGTAATCGGAATTTGGATTATTCATAACATCAGCGAAAAAACGTATAAATACTTGATTATGTTTACGACTGCTATCGCTGCAGTTCGGTTATTACTTTAA
- a CDS encoding zinc metallopeptidase: MPFMYFPIDSTYLLIILGLVISLIAQAYVKSSFSKYSKELSKKGYTATQAAQYILEKSRIYDVRVERIQGDLTDHYDPRDKVLRLSDATAQSTSVAAIGVAAHEVGHAIQDQENYIPLRARAALVPVVNFGQTISMPMILIGLFMGGADFLIQMGILLFSLTFIFQVVTLPVEFNASRRALQILDGGGILERDEVPKARKVLNAAALTYVAAAIMSFLQLLRLVMLFGGNRRRN, translated from the coding sequence ATGCCATTTATGTATTTTCCGATTGATTCTACTTATCTATTGATTATACTTGGTTTAGTGATTTCTTTAATCGCTCAAGCATATGTTAAAAGTAGCTTTTCTAAATACAGTAAAGAATTAAGCAAAAAAGGTTATACAGCCACTCAAGCTGCCCAGTATATTCTAGAAAAATCAAGGATCTATGATGTTCGTGTCGAACGGATTCAAGGGGACTTAACAGATCACTATGATCCGCGAGACAAAGTTTTACGCTTATCAGATGCTACGGCACAATCCACATCTGTGGCTGCGATTGGAGTAGCTGCCCATGAAGTGGGACATGCGATTCAAGATCAAGAGAATTACATTCCATTACGAGCTCGTGCTGCGTTAGTCCCAGTGGTGAATTTTGGACAGACCATCTCCATGCCGATGATTTTAATTGGGCTTTTTATGGGTGGAGCAGATTTTCTCATTCAAATGGGTATTTTGTTATTCTCACTAACGTTTATATTCCAAGTAGTCACTCTGCCAGTAGAATTTAATGCTTCTAGAAGAGCTTTGCAAATTCTGGATGGCGGCGGAATTCTGGAAAGAGATGAAGTACCGAAAGCTAGAAAAGTATTAAATGCGGCAGCTCTCACATATGTTGCAGCAGCAATCATGAGTTTTCTGCAGCTATTACGTCTAGTCATGTTGTTTGGCGGAAATCGCAGAAGAAACTAA
- a CDS encoding acetate uptake transporter: MDKEKIISFKEITANPAPLGLLGFGMTTVLLNIHNAGFFPMDAMILAMGVFFGGFAQVIAGIMEFKKNNTFGTTAFTSYGFFWLSLVGLNILPIMGLGEVPSSLSMAAYLFMWGIFTLGMFIGTLRISRALQVVFGTLAVLFFLLAIGNFTASTMILTIAGYEGIFCGFSAIYAALAQVLNELYGKTVLPIGEMD; this comes from the coding sequence TTGGATAAAGAAAAAATAATCTCTTTCAAAGAGATAACAGCGAATCCGGCGCCGCTTGGCTTGTTAGGGTTTGGTATGACGACGGTATTATTAAATATTCATAATGCTGGATTCTTCCCTATGGATGCTATGATTTTAGCAATGGGAGTTTTTTTTGGAGGTTTCGCTCAGGTTATCGCTGGTATTATGGAGTTTAAAAAGAATAATACTTTCGGTACAACTGCTTTTACTTCCTATGGATTCTTCTGGTTATCTTTGGTTGGTCTGAACATCTTACCAATAATGGGATTAGGTGAAGTGCCCTCTTCTCTTTCTATGGCAGCTTATTTATTTATGTGGGGTATTTTCACGCTTGGAATGTTTATTGGAACGCTACGTATCAGCAGAGCTTTACAAGTTGTATTTGGTACACTAGCTGTTCTTTTCTTCTTATTAGCGATTGGCAATTTTACAGCTTCAACTATGATTTTGACTATCGCAGGCTATGAAGGTATTTTCTGTGGTTTTTCAGCTATCTATGCTGCGTTAGCACAAGTATTAAATGAGCTTTATGGAAAAACTGTTTTACCAATTGGTGAAATGGATTAA